A genomic region of Zea mays cultivar B73 chromosome 6, Zm-B73-REFERENCE-NAM-5.0, whole genome shotgun sequence contains the following coding sequences:
- the LOC100273431 gene encoding Transmembrane emp24 domain-containing protein 10 precursor, whose protein sequence is MAASVFPALLLAVAAVLLLPVAEAVWLELPPSGTKCVSEEIQPNVVVLADYAIMYESHPSSHPTVAVKVTSPYGNTVHHNENATTGQFAFTTSEAGNYLACFWIDSVEKGSGTSLNLDWKIGIAAKDWDTIAKKEKIEGVELELRKLEAAVESIHHNLLYLKAREADMRTVSERTNSRVAWFSILSLGVCVAVSVLQLWHLQGFFRKKKLI, encoded by the exons ATGGCGGCGTCGGTCTTTCCAGCGCTGCTGCTGGCCGTAGCGGCGGTGCTTCTCCTACCGGTGGCAGAGGCCGTGTGGCTCGAGCTCCCGCCGTCGGGGACCAAGTGCGTCTCCGAGGAGATCCAGCCCAACGTCGTAGTGCTCGCCGACTACGCTATCATGTACGAGTCCCACCCCAGCTCGCATCCCACCGTCGCCGTCAAG GTTACATCACCCTATGGCAATACTGTGCATCATAATGAAAATGCTACAACGGGCCAGTTTGCATTCACCACTTCAGAAGCTGGAAACTACCTTGCATGTTTCTGGATAGACAGCGTGGAGAAAGGATCAGGAACATCTCTAAATCTTGATTGGAAGATAGGGATTGCTGCAAAGGACTGGGATACTATTGCTAAGAAAGAGAAAATTGAG GGCGTAGAACTAGAGCTTAGGAAACTTGAAGCTGCAGTCGAGTCCATCCATCATAACTTGCTGTATCTCAAAGCAAG GGAAGCTGACATGCGAACAGTGAGCGAGAGAACGAATTCTAGAGTTGCCTGGTTCAGCATCCTGTCATTGGGAGTCTGCGTTGCCGTCTCTGTGCTGCAGCTGTGGCACCTTCAAGGGTTCTTCCGGAAGAAGAAGCTCATTTAA